A region from the Corticium candelabrum chromosome 14, ooCorCand1.1, whole genome shotgun sequence genome encodes:
- the LOC134190435 gene encoding uncharacterized protein LOC134190435: protein MGSLILLLLSCLFEFFLYIDDMLIMLSSWLLVGLMLSIKSNRIWCISYDESLTRPVNQQVSESIPVVNSDATVDITDSNQVEHSRDDVIQNHSTPNDDCSCTSEAESLASTSSTNTGMSEATPSRVVVNIVNEYITTHSMINNGGNFHAVQGLSGRMTCVSRSADVSDDEHVADCTFDDQDTVTKPTEDISTCKVPRDVLRVALLLALSDDGLSRNLLHVASRIICKGLCIASHLLENESSAVFDLINDLQSYEMIRENREHTPIKLSASALELIRSNSLDTRGEDRHLASLTFCNILFHVLELRSHSVCSLHREVVLLTQRYLAAKPSTRCLTPVKTGQLYVALGKRMGKVGTLKDAFNYIDKGCCWYKDCLKNTECDANHSEIKQWLVDALVAKGKMKRRRGGTYLLTSLDCFKQAEHKQTEIDGSSEMGTLSKYKARILVAQCETYLSLCKYSKIVSVLDDTNVEEAVLLDSSYHQAQYFANLGCAFDFLGDHERAHKLLLQAVKVSTNDQCNYRRPLYFSIHSRVLVHLWHKSHDESYLKDAQDLSCKAEEMLVGDHGKEHRFFALNKRCMAMVCFAAATCSSHIGPLQRIAMSTALAHATDALKVYLHVYSDTRHHPNIAFTWKLIEAMCIYISGFQSQIMFDVCRCQLKELYQMSINEQEHHTLSDAIHYAQHFEKCASTVLEQCNCSLEHPYIWR, encoded by the coding sequence ATGGGATCCTTGATCCTCCTACTGCTTTCGTGTCTGTTTGAATTCTTTCTTTACATTGATGACATGCTTATCATGTTAAGCAGTTGGTTACTAGTTGGTTTGATGTTGAGTATTAAATCCAACCGTATCTGGTGTATTTCGTATGACGAGAGTCTGACAAGACCAGTCAACCAGCAAGTGTCTGAGAGCATTCCTGTTGTCAATTCCGATGCAACTGTTGATATCACAGATTCAAATCAAGTAGAACATAGCCGTGATGACGTCATTCAGAACCACTCTACACCAAACGATGATTGCAGCTGTACCAGTGAAGCCGAGTCACTTGCCTCAACAAGTTCTACAAATACAGGCATGTCTGAGGCTACACCCAGCCGCGTCGTAGTCAACATAGTCAATGAATACATCACAACTCACAGCATGATAAACAATGGAGGTAactttcatgcagtacaaGGACTATCAGGAAGAATGACTTGTGTATCCAGGTCAGCTGATGTTTCTGACGATGAGCACGTTGCAGATTGCACTTTTGATGATCAAGATACAGTGACTAAACCCACTGAAGATATTTCAACATGCAAAGTGCCAAGAGATGTACTTCGGGTTGCATTACTGTTGGCACTCAGTGATGATGGTTTGAGCAGGAACTTGCTCCATGTGGCTAGTCGAATAATTTGTAAGGGTCTCTGTATTGCAAGCCATTTGCTTGAAAACGAGAGCAGTGCTGTTTTTGACCTCATTAATGACCTTCAAAGCTATGAAATGATCAGAGAAAATAGAGAACATACACCAATTAAATTGAGTGCCTCGGCTCTTGAACTGATTCGATCAAACTCACTGGATACACGTGGTGAAGATCGACATCTAGCGTCTCTCACtttttgtaacattttgtttCATGTTCTGGAACTTAGAAGCCATTCGGTTTGTTCTCTCCATCGAGAAGTTGTGTTGCTAACACAACGATATCTGGCAGCAAAACCAAGCACACGATGTCTAACTCCTGTCAAGACAGGCCAACTTTACGTTGCTCTTGGCAAGAGAATGGGGAAAGTTGGAACACTAAAAGATGCATTCAACTACATCGACAAGGGATGTTGTTGGTACAAAGACTGTCTAAAAAACACTGAATGTGATGCAAACCACAGTGAAATCAAGCAATGGTTAGTAGATGCATTAGTGGCTAAAGGCAAAATGAAAAGGCGAAGAGGTGGTACCTATTTGCTGACTTCCCTTGATTGTTTTAAGCAAGCagagcacaaacagacagagatcgATGGCTCTTCTGAAATGGGTACACTAAGCAAGTACAAAGCAAGAATACTTGTAGCTCAATGTGAAACTTACCTGAGTTTGTGTAAGTACAGCAAGATTGTGTCTGTACTAGATGATACAAATGTTGAAGAGGCCGTGCTGTTAGACAGTTCATACCATCAGGCCCAGTATTTTGCAAATCTTGGATGTGCATTTGATTTTCTTGGTGATCACGAAAGAGCTCATAAGCTCCTTCTACAGGCAGTCAAAGTCAGTACCAACGATCAATGCAACTACAGAAGGCCACTTTACTTCAGTATTCATTCAAGGGTTCTTGTTCATTTGTGGCACAAAAGCCATGATGAAAGTTATCTTAAAGATGCTCAGGACTTATCCTGCAAAGCAGAAGAGATGTTGGTTGGTGACCACGGTAAAGAACATCGTTTCTTTGCCCTGAATAAGCGCTGCATGGCAATGGTTTGCTTTGCTGCGGCAACGTGTTCTTCTCACATTGGCCCACTACAAAGGATTGCGATGAGCACTGCTTTAGCTCATGCAACAGATGCACTCAAAGTTTACCTCCATGTCTACAGCGACACAAGACATCATCCCAATATTGCTTTCACATGGAAGCTGATTGAGGCTATGTGTATTTACATATCAGGTTTTCAAAGTCAGATAATGTTTGATGTGTGCCGTTGCCAATTGAAGGAATTATATCAAATGTCTATCAATGAACAGGAGCATCATACACTGTCTGATGCGATTCACTATGCCCAGCACTTTGAGAAGTGTGCTTCAACAGTCCTTGAGCAATGCAACTGTAGTCTTGAACATCCTTACATTTGGAGATAA